The sequence GCGAACTGAAGAGCCGCCGCTCTGCAGAGAGGCAGAAAGCTTTCCTTGTCTCGCACCAGGCACTTCTCTGCAAAGCTCAGAGTGAGCTCAATGCGCTTGAATCTCCTGCTTCCTCCAAAGCTTCAGATGCGATTAGCTCAAATGCAGACCACAACATTGTAAAGGACAACGCCAAACTGCAAAAAGACGAGATCAAGGCCCGCATTCAGACGCTCAAGGATCTCGCTGCCTCGTACAAGGACGATGGTCCACTGATCGAGGCCATTGTCTTTCACAATGGTAAACATTGGTACGCCGtcgttggcggcggcgagGGCCAGACCCATGATCCCTCGACGGGTCAGCCCGAAGACGTGCTCAAAcctctcgagcagcagacgcttGATCTCACAACCGTTGACCCCATCACTGATTTCCGCACCGAGCGTCAGTGGCAAAGCTTTGGTGAGCAAGATCTTCTCACCTACACCGTCAACATTGAGGACAATGGCAATCTCCTCAGTCTTGTCACGGTTGCCGGTAGCCATGGTACCCATGTCGCTGGCATTGTTGGCGCTCGCCACGACGAACAGCCAGAGCTCAACGGAGTCGCCCCTGGCTGCGAAATTGTCAGCATGAAGATCGGCGATTCGCGCCTCGGCAGCATGGAGCAAGGCCAGGCCATGCTTCGTTCCGCTCAGGCGCTTATTGACACCAAGTGCGACATCGCCAATCTCAGTTACGGAGAGGACGGCGCCTTTGGTGCCGAAGACAAGGGCGCATTCGCCAAGGCTCTCAGGGACATTGTCATCCGTCAGCGCGACATTCTTTTTGTCAGCAGTGCCGGAAACAACGGACCCGCGTTGACCACGGTTGGCCAGCCCGGCGGAACCACCTCGTCTGTCCTCAGCGTTGGTGCATACGTCAACGCAGGTGCCATGCAAAAGGCCGAGTACGCTCTCGTTGAAAAGGGTGTGCCTGACAGTGTAACCACCTGGTGTAGTCGCGGTCCCACTGCCGACGGTGATCGTGGCGTTTCGATCTATGCCCCAGGTGCTGCCATCACTTCGATTCCCCGCTACTGCCTCCAATCGACCCAACTCATGAACGGAACCTCGATGAGCTCTCCCAACGCCTGCGGCTCCATTgctctccttctctccGGTCTAAAAGCGCAAAAGGTTCCCATCACCCCTGCCCGTGTCTTCAACGCCGTTCGCGTCACGGGTAAGGACGTCAACGATCCGCTTGGCGTACCCTTCATtcgtgtcgatgctgcttggGACTATCTGATGCAGAACAAGGACCGTGTCGAGCAGGACGCCGAGTACCGCGTTGGTGTCACTCGAGCTGGCAAGGCGCTGGGTCGAATGGATAAGCGTGGTATCTACCTTCGCGAGAAGGACGAGACCTACAACGTGCAGCAGACCAACGTCACCGTACGACCCACGTTCAAGCAAGGCGAGACCGAGAAGGCGTTTCACCTCGAACTGAGGTGCGCCCTAGCGGCTAGTAAGCCATGGGTTTCCGTTCCCGACTTCCTTCTGCTCGGCGGCAATGGTCGTACTTTTGAGGTGAGAGTCGACCCCACGAACCTGACACCGGGCCTCCATCACGCCTGGCTCGAGGCCTATGACACTGAGAGGCCCGGCCACAAACTGTTCGACATCCCCGTCACTGTCGCCAAGCCCGAGGTGTTCGCATCGCCAACCGTCAAGTTTGACACCGTTCGCTTCGAGGCTGGTAAGATCGAACGGCGTTTTATATCGGTGCCTGAGGGAGCTACTTGGGCTTCGCTCACCGTGCGCAGCTCGAACCACTCGTCCGCTGGTACCAGCGCTCGCTTCTGGCTGCACTGCGTCCAGCTTGAGCCTCTGCAGCGTTTGAGCGAGGTCGAAAAGGCGTTCGTGCTTGCTCTGCAGGAGAACGAACCGGTGACGAAGAAGTTCAACGTGCGCGGTGGAATGACTATGGAAGTTTGCTCGGCCCAGTTCTGGTCCAACAAGTCGGCATttgatctcgacctcgacatTGAATTTCACGGCATAACCGCTTCGCTTGTTCCAGCTAGCGGGCGTCAAGAACTCACGCTGATTGGTGGTCAGGGTCATGCCAAGATTGAGTGCCAGTCGACGGTCCGGATCGAAGACTTTAAGCCCAGCATCACCTTCGACACTCGCCGTACCTTCCACCGCCCTTCATCGTCAACTATTCGTCCTCTCACCACGCCAAGGGACCTTCAGCCGAGCGGCAACCACATGTTTGAGCTCGTGACTACGTACCACATTTCGGTCAAGGAGGACTCGAACAAGCTCAGTTACTCATTCCCTGCTTTGGGGAATCACTTGTACGACTCGAGTGTGCCACTGCTGACGCAGCTCTTCGACCTTCGCAAGAAGCGTGTCCATTTTGGCGATGTCTACATGAAGGAGATCGACCTTCCCAAGGGCGACTACGTGCTCAAGGCGCAGCTGCTTAATGAGAGCATGAAGGTGCTTGAGTCGCTCAAGAATGTGACGCTCATGATCGACCAAAAGCTCTCGAAACCCGAGTCGGCCGCGCTCAAGCTTTACGACAACCACGTTGATTTGCACTCGGAAGCTCCACCTGCCAAGTACGCTGGTGTCAAGCTTCAACCCGGTGAGCGTATCGTTCTGACGCTTGACTTGAACCTCGAGGGCGATGCGGTGCCCAAGGAGGCCCAACCGGGTGACATTCTGGTGGGTACGTTTGGATTTGCTGCCGAGGGCAAGGGTCAGATTCGCTACATTGTTCCTCCTGCAGTCAAGAATGCAGATGAGGGGTCGGACGATGGCGCTACAGCAGGCAAGAACGACAAGGAAATCCCTGAGCTCCTCACTGCAACCGCAAAGAAGATCAAGGACCCGAAGGAGAAACTTGACTTTATGGACAAGTTGATCTCGGACTACCCCAAGTTCCTCGGAGCACTCGTTGCCAAGTTGGAAGCTCTGGATGCTGACGACAAGGACGCGACAAAACGCAAGGAGGTCATCACCACCGTTGATCAAGTGCTTTCACTGATTGACGAGACAGAGGTGAAACTCTGGCTGGCCACACAGAAGCCGTCCGCGTCGGAACAAACGGATGAAGAGAAAAAACACAGCAAGGAAATGgaggaaaagaagaaagcacTCATCCTCGCGCTGAACCGTAAGACGCGCGTTCTCATGACCGACGCCGAATCCTCGTCTGGCTCCTCAGCCGATCTTGAatcgagctggaagacCTACCGATCCTACTTTTCCGCAGACACGAAGAACAAAGACTACACGATCCTCTTCGTTCGTTGGTCCATCCTTCACCGTCGCTTCGCTCTGGCCTTGCAGGCCGTAcacaagctcaagaaggaTCTGGGTGCCGGAACCGCTGAGACGCTCGCGGAGCTGGAGAAACTCAAACAGCTTGAGTTGAGGTTGGTCGGAAAGCAAGGTTTGGATTGGCCCTTATGGGCCAGTCATTtggagcgactcgagcgcgTAGCTGCGCCCAAGGCGTATGCTCCTTTCTAGATGTGTGAAAGTTTCGATTGAAATAAGATAGTTGGTTCGATCGTGGCGACGAGTGGGACAGGGTGACGATGAGGGTGCGTCTCAAGCGTGAAGGGCAGGTTTGATTGTTGGCTGCGCCTTGTTAGGATCAACGACCGCGCGGATAGATGCATCTAGTCGTCCGTTCCGACCGACACGTCTTGCCTGATCTCGGGCAGATAACTGTACTGATCCTGGTTCTTGACCGTCTCTTCGATACTCTTGCGGTTCTCTCTGGTTTccttcttctgctgctcttgcttttCGCTTTCGACGATCGCCAGGTTGGATTCGTCTCTGAAAGTCTCCATGGCCCTTAGTGCGGCACCGCTCTCGATGCTTTCGCGTGCCAGTTTTGCTGCGTCCTCCAACGTGCTAGCGTACGAACCGACGTACAATAGCGCAGCCGTTTGTAACAACGTGTAATCCTTGATGGCTTGCAATCGCACTCCTTTGGGGATCGTCGGGAGGGATCGTACGTGAACCAGAGTTTCCGGGGCAAA comes from Mycosarcoma maydis chromosome 1, whole genome shotgun sequence and encodes:
- a CDS encoding uncharacterized protein (related to Tripeptidyl-peptidase II), whose product is MPSARAVPSEPFPLGGLLPKDTTEALSFLRKYPDFDGRNVRVAILDTGVDPAAIGLNVPGKVVDVIDCTGAGDIPLQPIEPVANTGDSSSKHIEFKSPFTGRIIRLSSKLSNPKGEWKIGFKKAYDLWPGELKSRRSAERQKAFLVSHQALLCKAQSELNALESPASSKASDAISSNADHNIVKDNAKLQKDEIKARIQTLKDLAASYKDDGPLIEAIVFHNGKHWYAVVGGGEGQTHDPSTGQPEDVLKPLEQQTLDLTTVDPITDFRTERQWQSFGEQDLLTYTVNIEDNGNLLSLVTVAGSHGTHVAGIVGARHDEQPELNGVAPGCEIVSMKIGDSRLGSMEQGQAMLRSAQALIDTKCDIANLSYGEDGAFGAEDKGAFAKALRDIVIRQRDILFVSSAGNNGPALTTVGQPGGTTSSVLSVGAYVNAGAMQKAEYALVEKGVPDSVTTWCSRGPTADGDRGVSIYAPGAAITSIPRYCLQSTQLMNGTSMSSPNACGSIALLLSGLKAQKVPITPARVFNAVRVTGKDVNDPLGVPFIRVDAAWDYLMQNKDRVEQDAEYRVGVTRAGKALGRMDKRGIYLREKDETYNVQQTNVTVRPTFKQGETEKAFHLELRCALAASKPWVSVPDFLLLGGNGRTFEVRVDPTNLTPGLHHAWLEAYDTERPGHKLFDIPVTVAKPEVFASPTVKFDTVRFEAGKIERRFISVPEGATWASLTVRSSNHSSAGTSARFWLHCVQLEPLQRLSEVEKAFVLALQENEPVTKKFNVRGGMTMEVCSAQFWSNKSAFDLDLDIEFHGITASLVPASGRQELTLIGGQGHAKIECQSTVRIEDFKPSITFDTRRTFHRPSSSTIRPLTTPRDLQPSGNHMFELVTTYHISVKEDSNKLSYSFPALGNHLYDSSVPLLTQLFDLRKKRVHFGDVYMKEIDLPKGDYVLKAQLLNESMKVLESLKNVTLMIDQKLSKPESAALKLYDNHVDLHSEAPPAKYAGVKLQPGERIVLTLDLNLEGDAVPKEAQPGDILVGTFGFAAEGKGQIRYIVPPAVKNADEGSDDGATAGKNDKEIPELLTATAKKIKDPKEKLDFMDKLISDYPKFLGALVAKLEALDADDKDATKRKEVITTVDQVLSLIDETEVKLWLATQKPSASEQTDEEKKHSKEMEEKKKALILALNRKTRVLMTDAESSSGSSADLESSWKTYRSYFSADTKNKDYTILFVRWSILHRRFALALQAVHKLKKDLGAGTAETLAELEKLKQLELRLVGKQGLDWPLWASHLERLERVAAPKAYAPF